From a single Oceaniferula flava genomic region:
- a CDS encoding ABC-F family ATP-binding cassette domain-containing protein, with product MLAIQNLHIEFGARVIFKDLSFTVHAKERIAFAGHNGAGKSTLMKCIAGILKPNGGRLTKPKHCQIGYLPQEGIHIHGITLWDEVESAFAETQSLQKEIDEMAARLHDLDPRSAPYSDLLNQIGELELKLHDSDPGMIKPRMESVLTGLGFKRSDFTRDCGEFSGGWQMRIALAKLLLQQPEVLLLDEPTNHLDIDSQKWMESYLVNYPGAILIISHDLALLDMLTTRTIAFHHGRAEEYAGNYSFYVKESVLRKEILVKQYKSQQREIKQTQDFIDRFRSKATKAKQVQSRIKQLEKMEIIELEEEDAVMSFKFPNPPASGHSVAMLEKACKAYGKINIFQNFNFEITRGERLAIVGPNGAGKSTFCRLITGQEEPDSGTHTFGHKAAVSFFSQNHADELDPELTVLDCAEAAASRENAPLARNLLGCFLFRGDDVFKKIGVLSGGERSRVALVCMLLRPANFLILDEPTNHLDIQSQEVLQNALKDYPGSYMIVSHNRSFLDPIVTKTLEFRQGHPPRTFAGNITYYLEKIEQEKNEAKGIVASSPVASNAPVVNRKEQRKIEAEQRKKRNDVLKPLQKELEELEKNIAEYEAAQAALTSHMSAPETAGDADKMQQASSAYQALSEKLENTFSRWGDVSDQIEQLEAELNS from the coding sequence ATGCTCGCCATTCAAAATCTTCATATCGAATTCGGTGCCAGGGTCATTTTCAAGGACCTCTCCTTCACCGTGCACGCCAAAGAGCGAATTGCCTTTGCCGGACACAACGGCGCGGGGAAATCCACCCTGATGAAGTGCATCGCCGGTATTCTCAAACCCAATGGAGGCCGACTCACCAAGCCAAAACATTGCCAGATCGGTTACCTCCCACAGGAAGGCATCCACATCCACGGCATCACGCTCTGGGACGAGGTCGAGTCCGCCTTTGCCGAAACGCAGAGCCTGCAGAAAGAAATCGATGAAATGGCCGCCCGCCTGCACGACCTCGATCCACGCTCGGCACCCTACTCGGACTTGCTCAACCAGATCGGCGAGCTGGAGCTGAAGCTGCACGACTCGGACCCGGGCATGATCAAACCCCGCATGGAATCCGTGCTCACGGGGCTGGGATTCAAGCGCAGCGATTTCACCCGCGACTGTGGCGAGTTCTCCGGTGGCTGGCAGATGCGGATTGCGCTGGCGAAGTTGCTGCTGCAGCAACCGGAAGTCCTCTTGTTAGACGAACCGACCAACCACCTCGACATCGACTCTCAAAAGTGGATGGAGAGCTATCTGGTGAACTATCCGGGTGCCATTCTGATCATTTCCCACGATCTTGCTCTGCTCGACATGCTGACCACACGCACCATCGCCTTCCACCACGGTCGTGCTGAGGAGTATGCTGGTAATTACTCGTTTTACGTCAAGGAATCCGTCCTGCGGAAAGAAATCCTAGTCAAACAATACAAGTCACAGCAGCGCGAGATCAAACAAACCCAAGACTTTATTGATCGATTCCGCTCCAAAGCCACCAAGGCCAAGCAGGTACAAAGTCGGATCAAGCAGCTGGAGAAAATGGAGATCATCGAGCTCGAGGAAGAAGACGCCGTGATGAGCTTCAAGTTCCCCAACCCACCAGCCTCCGGCCACTCAGTGGCGATGCTGGAAAAAGCCTGCAAGGCCTACGGCAAGATCAACATTTTCCAGAACTTCAACTTCGAGATTACCCGAGGCGAACGTCTGGCCATCGTCGGACCGAACGGTGCGGGTAAATCCACCTTCTGCCGACTCATCACCGGCCAGGAAGAACCGGATAGCGGCACGCACACCTTCGGACACAAGGCGGCGGTCTCCTTTTTCTCCCAGAACCACGCAGACGAACTCGATCCGGAACTCACCGTGCTCGACTGCGCCGAGGCTGCGGCATCGCGCGAGAACGCACCGCTGGCACGAAACCTGTTAGGATGCTTCCTGTTCCGCGGCGATGATGTCTTCAAAAAGATCGGAGTGCTCTCCGGTGGCGAGCGCTCACGTGTGGCGCTGGTCTGCATGCTACTCCGCCCAGCTAACTTCCTAATCCTCGATGAACCGACCAACCACCTCGATATCCAATCGCAGGAAGTTCTGCAAAATGCGCTGAAGGATTACCCCGGCTCCTACATGATCGTTTCCCACAACCGATCGTTCCTGGATCCCATCGTCACCAAGACGCTGGAGTTCCGCCAAGGTCACCCGCCGCGCACCTTCGCAGGAAACATCACCTACTACCTGGAAAAGATTGAGCAGGAGAAAAACGAGGCCAAAGGCATCGTCGCAAGCTCTCCTGTCGCCAGCAACGCACCAGTGGTAAATCGCAAAGAGCAGCGGAAAATCGAAGCCGAGCAGCGGAAGAAGCGCAACGATGTGTTGAAACCGCTGCAGAAAGAGCTCGAGGAGTTAGAAAAAAACATCGCCGAATACGAAGCCGCCCAGGCCGCGCTCACCAGCCACATGTCCGCTCCGGAAACGGCGGGCGATGCCGACAAAATGCAGCAAGCTTCGTCCGCCTACCAAGCACTCAGCGAGAAGCTCGAAAACACCTTCTCCCGCTGGGGTGACGTCAGCGATCAGATTGAGCAACTTGAGGCCGAGCTCAACAGCTGA
- a CDS encoding PDZ domain-containing protein has translation MNQLLGIRLHRLLLWVSFLTVTSLNAVAELPRTSLKKMASAEFSERQQGYEELQQWSKENVKQAPDLLYQVWNQEKDPELKTRCYSLMKDAVILREFGKGKGFVGVRMEEAIVPGGANLPARRGVRIAQVVRGTPGERAGLAMGDIVTGVDDVDFSKFEQAQAPDGVVDVFSDYIQSKHPGDVINLHILRGGKKLEKKVRLMLRPDGIDRDLFGRDDEALINRSDLFFETWLKKKAEK, from the coding sequence ATGAATCAATTGCTGGGAATCCGACTCCACCGACTCCTGCTGTGGGTGAGTTTTCTAACCGTGACTTCGCTGAACGCAGTGGCGGAACTTCCTCGCACTTCACTGAAAAAAATGGCCTCCGCCGAGTTCTCGGAACGACAACAGGGCTACGAGGAACTGCAACAGTGGTCGAAAGAAAATGTCAAACAAGCGCCCGATCTCCTCTATCAGGTGTGGAATCAGGAGAAAGATCCCGAGCTGAAAACGCGCTGCTACTCCCTGATGAAGGACGCAGTGATCCTGCGTGAATTCGGCAAGGGCAAAGGCTTTGTCGGTGTGCGCATGGAAGAGGCTATCGTTCCCGGTGGGGCGAATCTGCCGGCACGGAGAGGCGTGCGCATTGCGCAGGTGGTTCGTGGCACCCCGGGGGAACGCGCAGGGCTGGCGATGGGTGACATCGTTACCGGCGTGGACGACGTGGATTTTTCCAAATTCGAACAGGCTCAGGCACCCGATGGTGTGGTGGACGTGTTCAGCGATTACATTCAATCGAAGCACCCGGGCGATGTGATCAACCTGCACATTCTTCGTGGAGGGAAGAAGCTCGAGAAAAAAGTGCGCCTGATGCTGCGCCCGGATGGTATCGACCGAGACCTGTTCGGTCGTGACGACGAGGCTCTCATTAATCGATCAGATCTGTTTTTTGAGACCTGGCTGAAGAAGAAAGCGGAGAAGTAA
- the nadC gene encoding carboxylating nicotinate-nucleotide diphosphorylase: MQQFSDVSDQLIDLALVEDIGPGDVTSRYFVPEEKSSKAYIYAKADGVVAGIDLAIEVFRRVDAEVSLMAVKQDGDQVQYGDHVLEIEGAARSILTAERTALNFMQRLSGIATNTSRYVALTEGTRAKILDTRKTTPGWRQLEKMAVVAGGGTNHRMGLYDRAMVKDNHIVAQDKLAGMQAAIDQLKQELPDVEVELEADTLEQVKSFLELNGVDYILLDNMSNDLMREAVAMRGDSGPLLEASGGVNLTTVKAISETGVDFISVGALTHSAVALDLSLEFCE, from the coding sequence ATGCAGCAATTTTCTGACGTAAGCGATCAACTCATCGATCTGGCATTGGTGGAGGATATTGGGCCGGGGGACGTGACATCGCGTTACTTTGTGCCCGAGGAGAAATCGTCCAAGGCCTATATTTATGCCAAAGCGGATGGTGTGGTGGCCGGGATCGATCTCGCGATCGAGGTGTTCCGCCGGGTCGATGCCGAGGTCTCTCTCATGGCAGTGAAACAAGATGGCGACCAGGTGCAATACGGCGACCATGTGTTGGAAATTGAAGGGGCGGCTCGGTCGATTCTGACCGCAGAGCGCACTGCGTTGAATTTCATGCAGCGGCTCTCAGGCATTGCCACCAATACCAGTCGCTACGTCGCCCTCACCGAAGGCACTCGTGCGAAGATTTTGGACACCCGCAAGACCACGCCCGGCTGGCGTCAGTTGGAAAAGATGGCGGTGGTCGCCGGCGGTGGCACCAACCACCGGATGGGCCTCTACGATCGCGCCATGGTTAAGGATAACCACATTGTGGCCCAGGACAAACTGGCGGGCATGCAGGCAGCGATTGACCAGCTGAAGCAAGAGCTGCCGGACGTCGAGGTAGAACTCGAGGCAGATACCTTGGAGCAGGTGAAGAGTTTCCTTGAACTCAATGGGGTGGATTACATTCTTCTCGATAACATGAGCAACGATCTCATGCGTGAGGCGGTGGCCATGCGCGGCGATTCCGGTCCGTTGTTAGAAGCCAGCGGTGGCGTGAATTTGACCACAGTAAAAGCGATCTCCGAGACAGGAGTTGATTTTATTTCCGTCGGCGCACTGACTCACTCGGCAGTGGCACTCGATCTCTCGCTGGAGTTTTGCGAGTAG
- a CDS encoding CHAP domain-containing protein, producing MKKSASAVIAVLVGSVAVGYLVSTMNNQPSVADSGADVNAPIGSEVARYKNVPAFQNGTVITTSHGKHYAADGYYYGQKWQCVEYVKRFFHDALGHHMPSVWGHARDFYDPAVTHGAMNPARGLRQYLNGGDVAPQPDDLLVFSKGSLGHVAIVTKVEQDAIEVIQQNVHGAATARHRLLHKGGTFTVGESHQPTAWLRLPAS from the coding sequence ATGAAAAAATCGGCTAGTGCAGTGATCGCCGTCTTGGTCGGCTCCGTGGCGGTCGGCTATCTTGTCTCGACGATGAACAACCAGCCTTCAGTAGCAGACTCCGGCGCGGACGTGAATGCGCCCATCGGATCTGAGGTGGCTCGTTACAAAAACGTGCCGGCATTTCAGAATGGCACCGTCATCACCACCAGCCACGGCAAGCACTATGCCGCCGACGGCTATTACTACGGTCAGAAATGGCAGTGTGTGGAGTATGTGAAACGCTTTTTCCACGATGCCCTCGGCCATCACATGCCCAGCGTCTGGGGGCACGCCCGTGATTTCTATGACCCCGCCGTGACCCACGGCGCCATGAACCCCGCACGAGGTCTGCGGCAGTATCTCAACGGCGGCGATGTCGCGCCCCAGCCAGACGATCTGCTGGTGTTCAGCAAGGGCTCACTGGGTCACGTCGCCATTGTCACCAAGGTGGAACAGGATGCCATTGAGGTGATCCAACAGAACGTGCACGGCGCCGCTACTGCACGGCACAGGCTGCTACACAAAGGCGGAACGTTCACCGTGGGCGAGAGCCACCAGCCGACGGCGTGGCTGCGATTGCCAGCCAGTTAA
- a CDS encoding inositol monophosphatase family protein produces MTYLEVAKQAAHQAGSFLREHFGTQLEVDEAKHHDIKLALDRESQDLITRVLLAEFPDHALYGEEGLAGDQDSAYQWIVDPIDGTVNYFYGIPHYCVSIALRHEDELIVGVIYDPSMDEMWEVEKGSPALLNGEPISVSPRTKLEESALFFGCGKNEEAMATGMDRFHKASLRARKMRMMGSAALGMAYIACGRLDAYVESTISLWDIAAGQMLLESAGGKTTLEPVAGKPDVWSIVASNGKIPIEEIL; encoded by the coding sequence ATGACGTATCTGGAAGTAGCTAAGCAGGCGGCGCACCAAGCTGGATCATTTCTTCGTGAGCATTTTGGCACTCAGCTCGAGGTGGATGAGGCCAAGCATCACGACATCAAATTAGCGCTCGACCGTGAAAGCCAGGACCTGATCACCCGGGTGCTGCTCGCCGAGTTCCCCGACCACGCGCTGTATGGCGAAGAGGGACTCGCTGGCGACCAAGACAGCGCCTACCAGTGGATTGTCGACCCCATCGACGGCACGGTGAACTATTTCTACGGCATCCCCCACTACTGCGTCTCCATCGCTCTGCGTCACGAGGACGAACTGATCGTGGGTGTCATCTACGACCCCAGCATGGACGAAATGTGGGAAGTGGAAAAAGGCAGCCCCGCCCTGCTGAACGGTGAACCTATTTCGGTCAGCCCACGCACGAAACTTGAAGAGTCCGCGTTATTTTTCGGCTGCGGCAAAAACGAAGAAGCCATGGCCACGGGGATGGATCGCTTCCACAAGGCCTCTCTCCGCGCCAGGAAAATGCGCATGATGGGCAGCGCGGCACTCGGCATGGCCTACATCGCCTGCGGTCGCCTGGATGCCTACGTCGAGTCCACCATCTCCCTCTGGGACATCGCGGCCGGGCAGATGCTGCTGGAATCGGCCGGAGGTAAAACCACCCTGGAACCGGTGGCAGGCAAGCCGGATGTGTGGTCGATTGTTGCAAGCAACGGTAAGATTCCGATCGAGGAAATCCTCTAG
- a CDS encoding PEP-CTERM sorting domain-containing protein, whose product MKNTMLLIVGALALAPLSAQSAIIFSENFDSIPDGDLSADSNWTAFSGADGSVDVTSGVVTGLGSDAEDVSRGFSETSGVYFGIDINVSDDASSDYIMGFRDGTGQAARFFLSGDGSEIALGVNSAGTGSSSAGATSTSTFSLNTDVRIVGYADGNGTVSAWINPGLADSAMPDVTFTNADVGALDGFFLRQGGSWDNGGASWTADNLVVATTFDEVIAVPEPSSFVLLGLAGLAGLVRRRR is encoded by the coding sequence ATGAAAAACACAATGTTACTTATCGTCGGAGCTCTTGCACTTGCTCCTTTGAGTGCCCAGTCGGCCATTATTTTCTCCGAGAATTTTGATTCGATTCCAGATGGCGATCTTTCTGCCGATTCAAACTGGACCGCGTTCAGTGGAGCAGACGGCTCCGTGGATGTCACATCAGGTGTCGTTACCGGTCTCGGGAGTGATGCCGAGGATGTCAGCCGAGGTTTTTCTGAGACCTCTGGTGTATATTTCGGAATTGATATCAATGTCTCCGACGATGCCTCCTCGGACTACATCATGGGCTTCCGCGATGGGACAGGGCAGGCAGCGAGATTCTTTCTCAGCGGAGATGGTTCCGAGATTGCACTTGGCGTCAACTCTGCAGGAACGGGCAGCAGTTCAGCGGGCGCCACGAGCACGAGCACTTTTTCTTTGAACACAGATGTGCGCATCGTTGGTTATGCCGATGGCAATGGCACAGTGAGTGCCTGGATCAATCCAGGATTAGCAGATTCGGCCATGCCGGATGTCACTTTTACCAATGCGGATGTTGGTGCTCTGGATGGCTTTTTTCTGCGTCAGGGTGGATCTTGGGACAATGGCGGGGCCTCTTGGACGGCTGATAATTTAGTGGTCGCCACTACTTTTGACGAGGTGATCGCCGTGCCAGAACCTTCCTCATTCGTGCTGCTCGGTCTGGCAGGGCTGGCTGGACTCGTTCGCCGCCGTCGCTAA
- a CDS encoding type IV pilus modification PilV family protein, giving the protein MYISSYESKRRNRQPGFALIATMSVMILMVMVSLAMVSLSSLELRSQQHSNHQAVAQANARLALMLALSELQTQMGPDQRVSARAAILEEETATSTVANRNWLGVWSTTVSESGQDWPVIGKLGSSPVSGAPYASAGGYEDLRNSLPSLANDAWKTELRRAWLVSQQSSDADASQLLDTTDSGVVEIVGRGSLGSGLNASEYQEARVLVEKVEVEGRGGYAWYVADNNQKASIDPISEVLDVDAALEASPRGNPALVRLPNDKEPFQDFTEEALNHSGKVLSYASAALVQAGDKDVREALREKYHHLTAEAPGLFTDTLHGGLRKDLTPLLLAKQGQESVDFDHSEGSEPSVFSSTYPIIPGADHGVLGPSFGALRDWAQQAYVTSNDAQTSASSSAVRMRPTTAWPHAISDGACFDASQWAESAPKVHPVMTDSRWHYYFSHHNQRIRTHIIPRVCLWNPYNRELKVPALTVLMPNPFYNLSHGMHFFPEEAHVNDLKTAHQSDSGHVFSKWIQKSGYVGGSVYKMRTNPFPESRYLAFTLEATSMGAGECHVFSPKVVTADLTASGIKLQKYQPTSVASNVLSSSEEQGKNHFFYDHAADVKYEVQATSWRSLSSTDLSEIDFGRIFDYQPEVTMQTDGKVESFPFILKSGTAPSLEDLYTSSAYPTLQLVNNAAGGAKPTTYFGYIGETWGSALQPPGSFGNLQTFAEAPLKDAPPTHQVGAKLLWLDESSTEGNAPPLRVDRWTSDHMAYNVSPVANWNIRAQLTTRSPASQCALKWYMTSTGPWLLQFTPMSPQDFNDQPSLNASGTAFVKNPFGATNSFPFSQDVVMFDLPSNDYGVLSLAKLRHAMLSPYSWNPTYLIGHSLRDLHAPAERSAHEVATDRYTGNNAPTRWDYLIGSAKGSGLSHGPYAKAIDSQGLLQIGSEAVTRKVAETQLSSADEVLAYDVAYEVNQNLWDRYFISGMPLSSDTGGFAWNPDASKPLWNTRYQFNSESHMSQTEAVAMVTATDGLNTGFWENAVVLKNKAAFNVNSTSVEAWTAFLSGTLGLERPLKSGHLESDEISFARHRQPASAAKTSEANPDKSGAWIGARKLTKGELRSLAENIVVEVKKRGPFVSISDFVNRRLCDEEDETSMMGTLDAAIQATGLNANFEKESKYLSTAVNVGTRTDAPDNNLSTFKNSYRFQKDGSYTSVQPTSQAWGMPGFLTQSDVLESIVPALAVRGDSYTIRAYGESSSDGVVHARAWIEATVERSPHYVDRSLNGNQPTDDAGKIDYVTGSYQVGNLTPTNQQFGRKFVIKSQRWLNADEI; this is encoded by the coding sequence ATGTATATTTCATCCTACGAATCCAAGCGTAGAAATAGGCAACCTGGTTTTGCCCTCATCGCCACGATGTCAGTGATGATTCTCATGGTGATGGTTTCTTTGGCGATGGTGTCGCTGAGTTCCTTGGAGTTAAGGAGTCAGCAACATTCCAACCATCAAGCGGTGGCGCAAGCGAACGCCCGTCTCGCCTTGATGTTGGCTCTCAGTGAGCTGCAGACTCAGATGGGGCCCGATCAGCGGGTGTCCGCCCGGGCAGCGATTTTGGAGGAGGAAACAGCAACGTCCACTGTGGCGAACCGCAATTGGCTCGGTGTGTGGTCGACCACAGTCTCCGAGTCGGGCCAAGACTGGCCGGTGATCGGAAAATTGGGCAGTTCTCCAGTGTCTGGCGCGCCCTACGCCAGTGCCGGCGGCTACGAGGATTTGAGAAATAGTCTACCCAGCTTAGCCAATGACGCATGGAAAACGGAGCTTCGCCGAGCTTGGTTAGTCAGCCAGCAATCAAGCGATGCCGATGCCTCACAGCTACTGGATACCACAGATTCTGGGGTGGTTGAAATTGTCGGACGAGGAAGCTTGGGCAGTGGATTGAATGCCAGCGAGTATCAAGAGGCACGGGTGCTTGTGGAAAAAGTCGAAGTCGAAGGGAGGGGGGGCTACGCGTGGTATGTCGCCGATAACAATCAAAAAGCCTCCATCGATCCGATCTCCGAAGTTCTGGATGTGGACGCCGCTCTGGAAGCTTCGCCGAGGGGGAACCCAGCCTTGGTGAGGCTGCCTAATGACAAGGAACCTTTTCAGGACTTTACCGAGGAAGCTTTAAACCATTCTGGCAAGGTGCTGTCCTACGCCAGTGCGGCGCTTGTTCAGGCCGGTGACAAGGATGTCCGGGAAGCACTGCGGGAAAAATACCACCACCTCACGGCTGAGGCACCCGGACTGTTCACGGATACCTTGCACGGTGGCCTGCGTAAAGATCTCACCCCCTTGCTGCTGGCGAAACAGGGGCAGGAGAGTGTCGATTTCGATCACAGTGAGGGCTCTGAACCTAGCGTGTTTTCTTCCACTTATCCGATCATCCCGGGGGCGGATCACGGGGTGCTGGGGCCTTCATTCGGTGCGCTGCGCGATTGGGCACAGCAGGCCTATGTGACTTCGAATGATGCGCAGACCAGTGCCAGCAGCTCTGCCGTTAGGATGCGGCCGACCACTGCCTGGCCGCATGCGATTTCCGACGGTGCCTGCTTCGATGCCTCCCAGTGGGCCGAATCTGCGCCGAAGGTGCATCCGGTGATGACCGACAGCCGCTGGCACTACTACTTCTCCCACCATAATCAACGCATCCGCACGCACATCATTCCGCGTGTTTGTTTGTGGAACCCTTACAATCGGGAACTGAAGGTGCCGGCGCTTACCGTGCTGATGCCGAATCCTTTCTACAATCTCTCCCATGGCATGCATTTCTTCCCTGAGGAGGCACATGTGAACGACCTCAAGACAGCGCACCAGAGTGATTCCGGTCATGTGTTTTCCAAGTGGATTCAGAAAAGTGGCTACGTCGGCGGCAGTGTCTATAAAATGCGGACTAATCCCTTTCCTGAATCCCGCTACCTCGCGTTCACTCTCGAGGCCACTAGCATGGGGGCTGGCGAGTGCCATGTGTTCTCACCCAAGGTGGTCACGGCTGATTTGACGGCCAGTGGAATCAAGCTTCAGAAGTATCAACCTACGTCAGTCGCCTCCAACGTGCTCAGCTCCTCCGAAGAGCAGGGGAAGAACCACTTTTTCTACGATCACGCGGCCGATGTGAAATACGAGGTGCAGGCAACCAGCTGGAGAAGTCTCTCAAGCACCGACCTCAGCGAGATCGATTTTGGCAGGATCTTTGATTATCAGCCGGAAGTCACGATGCAGACCGATGGCAAGGTGGAGAGCTTCCCCTTCATTCTGAAATCAGGAACCGCGCCGTCCTTAGAAGACCTCTACACCAGCTCGGCCTACCCCACCTTGCAGCTGGTGAATAATGCCGCCGGTGGGGCGAAACCCACGACTTACTTTGGCTACATCGGCGAGACCTGGGGCTCCGCACTGCAGCCGCCCGGCAGTTTTGGCAACTTGCAGACCTTCGCCGAAGCTCCATTGAAAGATGCCCCACCGACCCACCAGGTGGGCGCGAAGTTGCTCTGGCTGGATGAGTCTAGCACCGAGGGGAATGCGCCGCCGTTACGGGTAGATCGATGGACGTCCGATCACATGGCCTACAACGTCAGTCCGGTGGCAAACTGGAACATCCGAGCCCAGCTGACCACACGATCTCCCGCGTCCCAGTGTGCCCTGAAGTGGTATATGACCAGCACCGGCCCGTGGCTGCTTCAGTTCACCCCGATGTCGCCGCAGGATTTTAACGATCAACCCAGTCTGAATGCCTCTGGCACCGCCTTTGTGAAAAATCCTTTTGGTGCAACGAATAGTTTCCCCTTCAGCCAGGATGTGGTGATGTTTGATCTGCCTTCCAACGATTATGGAGTGCTGTCTTTGGCGAAGCTGCGCCATGCGATGCTCAGCCCGTATTCCTGGAACCCCACCTACCTCATCGGCCATTCGCTCAGAGACTTGCACGCCCCGGCTGAGCGCAGCGCTCATGAGGTGGCCACGGATCGCTACACGGGAAATAATGCTCCCACCCGCTGGGACTACCTCATCGGATCGGCCAAAGGTAGCGGACTGAGCCACGGGCCATATGCGAAAGCCATCGATTCCCAAGGCCTGTTACAAATCGGCTCGGAGGCGGTCACCCGCAAGGTCGCCGAGACCCAGCTCAGCTCTGCCGATGAGGTGCTGGCCTATGATGTTGCCTACGAGGTGAACCAGAACCTCTGGGACCGCTACTTCATCTCCGGCATGCCGCTGAGCTCCGACACCGGTGGCTTTGCTTGGAACCCCGACGCAAGTAAGCCGCTCTGGAACACACGCTATCAATTCAATAGCGAGAGCCATATGAGTCAGACCGAGGCGGTCGCCATGGTCACCGCCACCGATGGTCTCAATACCGGGTTCTGGGAGAATGCTGTGGTGTTGAAAAATAAGGCTGCTTTCAATGTCAACTCCACCTCGGTGGAGGCCTGGACCGCCTTCCTCTCCGGTACATTGGGGCTCGAGCGACCACTGAAATCCGGCCATTTGGAGTCAGATGAAATCTCCTTTGCCCGCCATCGTCAGCCAGCCAGCGCGGCCAAAACCAGCGAGGCAAACCCTGACAAATCCGGGGCCTGGATTGGAGCTAGGAAATTGACCAAGGGGGAATTGCGAAGCCTGGCTGAGAACATTGTGGTCGAGGTGAAGAAGCGCGGCCCGTTCGTTTCGATTTCAGACTTCGTCAATCGTCGCCTGTGCGATGAGGAGGATGAAACCTCAATGATGGGAACTCTGGATGCCGCCATTCAGGCGACTGGTTTGAATGCCAATTTTGAAAAAGAATCCAAATATCTCTCCACCGCCGTCAATGTCGGCACCCGCACCGACGCACCGGACAACAATCTATCCACTTTTAAAAACAGCTACCGTTTTCAAAAAGACGGCAGCTACACCAGCGTGCAACCAACGAGTCAGGCCTGGGGGATGCCCGGGTTCCTGACCCAGAGCGATGTGCTGGAATCTATCGTTCCGGCGCTTGCCGTGCGTGGTGATAGCTACACCATCCGCGCTTACGGCGAATCCAGCAGTGACGGCGTGGTGCACGCCCGGGCATGGATTGAGGCGACCGTGGAACGCAGCCCCCACTACGTCGACCGATCGTTGAACGGCAATCAGCCGACTGATGACGCTGGGAAAATCGATTACGTCACCGGATCTTATCAAGTCGGTAATCTGACTCCGACGAATCAGCAGTTCGGCCGCAAGTTCGTGATCAAATCGCAGCGCTGGCTCAATGCCGATGAAATCTAA
- a CDS encoding ABC transporter ATP-binding protein, with protein sequence MSDPILSIRDLKMHFPVKGGVLSRQVAAVKAVDGVTLDVGRGETLGLVGESGCGKSTLGKSIVRLTNPTSGSIEFQGKDITKLTQSQLRPIRRNLQMVFQDPAESLNSRMSVGQIISEPLEVQKIGTRATRRDLVEQLLDRVGMPKSASQRFSFEFSGGQRQRIGIARALALNPELIVLDEPVSALDVSVQSQVLNLLLDLQEEMNLAYLFIAHDLAVVKHISDRVAVMYLGKIVELADADAIYKNPKHAYTKALISAIPEPDPDAPKDRVHLEGEIPSPINPPAGSAFGHRIQHPRYEETIGMDLGLVELEKDHWVAADPCCLTDDDYEKARALKSSAV encoded by the coding sequence ATGAGCGATCCCATTCTTTCCATCCGCGATCTGAAAATGCACTTTCCTGTCAAAGGAGGAGTGCTCTCGCGCCAGGTGGCCGCCGTCAAAGCGGTCGATGGTGTCACGCTCGATGTCGGACGCGGCGAAACCCTCGGCCTGGTGGGCGAGTCCGGCTGTGGTAAATCTACGCTCGGAAAAAGCATCGTCCGCCTGACCAACCCCACCTCGGGCTCGATCGAGTTTCAAGGCAAGGACATCACCAAGCTTACCCAATCCCAACTGCGCCCGATCCGCCGGAACCTGCAGATGGTTTTCCAAGATCCTGCCGAGTCGTTGAACTCGCGGATGTCAGTGGGGCAAATCATCTCGGAGCCTCTGGAGGTGCAAAAAATCGGCACCCGCGCGACGCGACGCGATTTGGTCGAGCAGCTGTTGGATCGTGTGGGCATGCCCAAAAGTGCCTCGCAGCGGTTTTCCTTCGAGTTCTCCGGTGGTCAGCGTCAACGCATCGGCATCGCCCGCGCCCTGGCACTGAACCCAGAGCTCATCGTTCTGGACGAGCCGGTGTCCGCGCTGGATGTCTCGGTGCAGAGTCAGGTGCTTAACCTGCTGCTGGACCTGCAGGAGGAAATGAATCTCGCCTACCTGTTCATCGCCCACGATCTTGCGGTGGTGAAGCATATATCCGATCGGGTTGCTGTGATGTATCTTGGAAAAATTGTCGAACTGGCCGATGCCGATGCCATCTACAAGAATCCCAAACACGCCTACACCAAGGCCCTGATCTCCGCGATTCCGGAGCCAGATCCAGATGCTCCGAAAGACCGGGTGCATCTCGAAGGGGAGATTCCCTCACCGATCAATCCACCCGCAGGCAGTGCCTTCGGTCACCGGATTCAGCACCCGCGCTACGAGGAAACCATTGGCATGGACCTCGGCCTGGTGGAGCTGGAAAAAGATCACTGGGTGGCCGCCGATCCCTGCTGCCTGACCGACGACGACTACGAAAAAGCCCGCGCTTTGAAGAGCTCCGCTGTATGA